The following coding sequences are from one Thamnophis elegans isolate rThaEle1 chromosome 5, rThaEle1.pri, whole genome shotgun sequence window:
- the LOC116509324 gene encoding E3 SUMO-protein ligase KIAA1586-like: MKRQQSLADFFNKKPKLESIVSELALDGTKRSQAQPQPLQPEESSTSIIEVKNDNSKIKEIQQASPKKKMKEIFSSENIVALKRIKRQQNLTDFFNKKPKFESVVSELVLDGTKQSQAQPLQPEESITSIIEVNDNSKIKEIQQASPRKKMKEHFSSEAHNICKQNLKQCEQESMTKGKMNGKYLCTSKVFNTVYSLAKKCKSFSDIQKEIEVQIKNGLDMGIGLQSRKTVVKIVDFIAKAIKKEIFTKIVENNLNISLIIDKVSTISSKPVIIVFLKVEDSVTSPTIFVELIELEKQDADTICSAVMESLNNVGLAKNYLEKNLIGFCSDGTCGLLGIKSGVTTRIEKEFPNIIIWHGLNHRLHLGLDDLMKEIKLVNNFKIFIDKIHTIFHQSNKDQIEPTKISEQLGVELIKIGRVLEPWAACTLRSILAVWHAFPVLEDYFYSNEKYLGMS, encoded by the exons ATGAAAAGGCAACAGAGTTTGGCAGATTTTTTCAATAAGAAACCAAAATTGGAATCAATTGTATCAGAATTGGCCTTGGATGGTACAAAACGGTCACAAGCACAACCACAACCACTCCAACCTGAAGAAAGCAGCACATCAATTATCGAAGTAAAAAACGATAACTCCAAAATTAAAGAGATACAACAAGcttctccaaagaaaaaaatgaaagaaatttttTCATCAGAAAACATTG tgGCCCTTAAAAGGATAAAGAGGCAACAGAATTTGACAGATTTTTTCAATAAGAAACCAAAATTTGAATCAGTTGTATCAGAATTGGTCTTGGATGGTACAAAACAGTCACAAGCACAACCACTCCAACCTGAAGAAAGCATCACATCAATTATTGAAGTAAATGATAACTCCAAAATTAAAGAGATACAACAAGCTTCtccaaggaaaaaaatgaaagaacattttTCATCAGAAGCTCATAACATTTGTAAACAGAACTTAAAACAATGTGAGCAGGAGTCAATGACCAAAGGAAAGATGAATGGAAAATATTTATGTACTAGTAAAGTATTTAATACAGTTTACAGCCTAGCAAAAAAATGTAAGTCGTTTTCAGACATACAAAAAGAGATAGAAGTGCAAATTAAAAATGGATTAGATATGGGAATTGGGTTACAGTCACGTAAAACTGTTGTGAAAATAGTTGATTTCATTGCAAaggcaattaaaaaagaaatatttactaAAATTGTTGAAAATAATCTGAATATTTCTTTGATTATTGACAAAGTCTCTACAATATCTTCCAAACCAGTTATTATAGTTTTCTTAAAAGTTGAGGATTCAGttacatcgccaacaattttcgTTGAGCTAATTGAATTGGAAAAACAAGATGCAGACACAATATGTTCTGCAGTTATGGAAAGTTTAAATAATGTTGGGCTTGCTAAGAACTACCTAGAAAAAAATTTAATAGGATTTTGCTCTGATGGTACCTGCGGTCTGCTTGGGATAAAATCTGGAGTGACCACTAGGATAGAAAAAGAGTTTCCAAACATCATAATATGGCATGGTTTAAACCATCGCCTCCATCTTGGTTTAGATGatttaatgaaagaaataaagctagtaaataattttaaaatatttattgataaGATACATACTATTTTTCATCAATCCAATAAAGACCAAATTGAACCTACCAAAATATCTGAACAACTTGGAGTTGAACTTATAAAGATTGGTAGAGTTTTGGAACCATGGGCTGCCTGTACTTTAAGATCAATCCTAGCTGTGTGGCACGCTTTTCCAGTGTTAGAGGACTATTTTTATTCAAATGAAAAGTACTTGGGTATGTCTTGA